A stretch of Perognathus longimembris pacificus isolate PPM17 chromosome 1, ASM2315922v1, whole genome shotgun sequence DNA encodes these proteins:
- the Fam205a gene encoding protein FAM205A, whose product MANEKALLWSEACTYKELLLAKRLIQEGETPWELLFVMKRRQKSSIVNSCYVFLPSQGWLPQEKSVRQLLCTDPKCKICNTVAQEIQELLEVDTNQFSTTSVSFEQKLKLHPQHSRETALQSVTPRVTEPFAESTGVVEIRECWADHLQLGQDIQLPEVSLGSETVASSRLEETAIIVNEQETQVTPNDVQGTQDHSSLNLQVPFSCQNLEITCLTHPMAMQIVPRIHLPFVKADILRLLELHVKKWVHFQRWGLPRRVEQSLRQLMPSPPMCYQPETNQPVPFILSNTPQTCIRGFGTICHETWCPYVAGQHLQIFWVSEWSTTDPVQRHHYQHIQNPKAITLPSPTVKVLEGLCPLFGEQTNSSRSNLQQKHYQLFCGLPSLHSESLVATLLDPQSLSKNMSSPFVKDHHLFKEFSYLPLLSQPCLESPQPSSPPCPTEESPSQHQETPIIPFLTQAECEALEWHLLQRQLQLQWGLPAAFQRPQHAQSPMQCEMCNKAQSLKIQKTLRSEKLSILTRELFFFPEHSRRLLGFHLQKHLIHLRWGLPEKIQKSIQLLLSSTGQQPLSWSSRALPNVSTSQPGAPEAKGDGCVFSPMMSKVSVPMPHLFVQAQAMLQSHIDSKCGQIHQGKVPVLVHSSWECRIPEVLAMAPFPDMLQGQLLELKASDPNLHHKMMPCEPMALGQQPQALLGSVIEHHMLPQASSEETIEKLETTLRHKYLAFLSGLPALYYVALSRVTSPVPTSQPVTTEMVPEPIKIPQEPLAQMLSLEALVKRPESGFQDDNKPCEVTVEKSQAEVQVEAETEMAPPKGQTFPASPCLLNARILAKLNFHMKKKVLEIQLGIPEGARKSKEPHAAVPENISTQEGNQSKQHQGNTALQELSTPLHSPPTPASEWLHPKEKQASEPQAMQHNQKHPGLKAVPHDLAPWSSEIPQLGGDMPEAPVLCVQVQTNVSNPSLEKPRSPEPQSPGKSKDSAHVSMLARKREDPGKLEAAGDFEGRDAGFGLSSAMEEVQPLKFHGKVQRPEGILLNKTPQGSWRWKYGFHPVNPCKHSPQSHPQPKFPESIPRRRDSEHKTLSMPHRQTKPNGILSPERIPNNAQPVVAQAPQGQPFLDQTTQDQPLQSPACKGRVLKGPKMPAHILKEARLADTGLRGKIKSFLYRMSPEMTGKGHLESTSCTAGKEAKPRTQNVLSSLAHTPSPTKRIKTEKAMAHPKVQSAPTEKSVGAASLSGSPSPGNKLRLRSRPQGSASVQGHPPMPSASATKQGNVP is encoded by the exons ATGGCAAATGAAAAGGCGTTACTATGGAGTGAGGCTTGCACCTATAAGGAGCTGCTGCTGG CTAAGAGACTTATCCAAGAAGGTGAGACGCCATGGGAGCTGCTTTTTGTCATGAAAAG GAGGCAGAAGTCCTCCATTGTTAACAGTTGCTATGTTTTCCTtcccagccagggctggcttcctcaAGAGAAAAGTGTGCGGCAGCTCCTGTGTACAGATCCCAAATGCAAAATCTGCAATACTGTGGCTCAGGAGATTCAGGAGTTGTTAGAGGTTGACACCAACCAGTTCTCCACCACAAGTGTGTCTTTTGAACAGAAGCTGAAGCTTCATCCTCAGCACTCCAGAGAAACTGCACTACAATCTGTTACCCCAAGAGTAACAGAACCCTTCGCTGAGTCAACTGGTGTAGTTGAAATCCGTGAATGCTGGGCTGATCACCTCCAACTAGGGCAGGACATTCAATTGCCAGAGGTGTCCCTGGGCTCAGAGACTGTGGCTTCTTCAAGGCTTGAGGAAACTGCAATTATAGTGAATGAGCAGGAGACACAGGTCACCCCTAACGATGTCCAGGGGACTCAGGATCATTCCTCTTTGAATCTGCAGGTCCCTTTCTCATGCCAAAATCTAGAGATCACATGCCTGACTCATCCTATGGCTATGCAGATTGTCCCCAGGATCCACTTGCCTTTTGTCAAAGCTGACATACTCAGGCTTCTTGAGTTACATGTTAAAAAATGGGTGCATTTTCAGAGGTGGGGACTCCCCAGACGTGTGGAGCAGTCCCTAAGGCAACTTATGCCAAGTCCACCTATGTGTTACCAGCCTGAAACTAACCAACCAGTTCCTTTTATCCTGAGTAATACTCCTCAGACATGCATACGTGGATTTGGGACTATCTGCCATGAGACATGGTGTCCCTATGTGGCTGGCCAACACCTCCAGATCTTTTGGGTTTCTGAATGGTCTACTACTGACCCAGTACAAAGGCACCACTACCAACATATCCAAAATCCGAAGGCAATAACCTTACCCTCTCCTACTGTTAAAGTCTTAGAGGGTCTCTGTCCACTATTTGGTGAACAGACTAATAGCTCAAGGAGCAATCTGCAGCAAAAGCACTACCAGCTGTTCTGTGGCCTCCCTTCTCTGCACAGTGAGTCTCTGGTTGCCACTTTATTAGATCCTCAAAGTCTCTCCAAGAATATGTCCAGTCCATTTGTGAAGGATCATCACCTCTTCAAGGAGTTCTCCTACCTCCCCTTACTGAGTCAGCCCTGCCTTGAGTCACCCCAGCCCTCTTCCCCACCTTGTCCAACAGAAGAGTCTCCAAGTCAGCATCAAGAGACTCCAATCATCCCATTTCTGACTCAGGCTGAGTGTGAAGCCTTGGAATGGCACCTGCTGCAGAGGCAGCTCCAGCTTCAGTGGGGCCTGCCAGCTGCCTTCCAGAGACCCCAGCATGCACAGAGCCCCATGCAGTGTGAAATGTGCAACAAAGCCCAGTCTCTCAAGATTCAGAAAACTTTACGGTCAGAGAAGCTCTCAATCCTCACCAGAGAACTTTTCTTCTTCCCAGAGCATTCCCGCAGGCTGCTGGGATTCCACCTCCAGAAACACTTGATTCACCTTCGCTGGGGCCTGCCTGAGAAGATCCAGAAGTCCATCCAGTTGCTCCTTTCCTCCACGGGCCAGCAGCCCCTGTCCTGGAGCAGCAGAGCACTACCCAACGTGAGCACCTCCCAGCCTGGGGCCCCAGAGGCCAAAGGAGATGGCTGTGTCTTCTCCCCCATGATGTCAAAAGTGTCTGTCCCCATGCCACATTTGTTTGTACAAGCTCAGGCAATGTTGCAAAGCCACATTGACTCCAAATGTGGGCAGATCCACCAGGGCAAGGTCCCTGTTCTTGTACATAGTTCCTGGGAATGCAGAATTCCTGAGGTGCTAGCAATGGCTCCCTTCCCTGACATGCTGCAAGGGCAGCTGCTGGAGCTGAAAGCAAGTGATCCTAATCTACATCACAAAATGATgccctgtgagccaatggcccttGGCCAGCAGCCACAGGCCTTACTGGGTAGTGTCATTGAACACCATATGCTGCCCCAAGCCTCATCTGAGGAAACC ATTGAGAAACTGGAGACAACTTTACGGCATAAGTATCTGGCCTTCTTGTCAGGCCTGCCTGCTCTTTACTATGTGGCTCTCTCTAGAGTTACATCCCCAGTACCCACTAGCCAACCTGTTACCACAGAGATGGTGCCTGAGCCTATTAAAATCCCACAGGAGCCTCTGGCTCAGATGCTCTCACTTGAAGCCTTAGTCAAGAGGCCTGAGTCAGGCTTTCAAGATGATAACAAACCTTGTGAAGTCACTGTAGAAAAGTCCCAGGCTGAAGTGCAGGTGGAAGCAGAAACAGAAATGGCACCACCCAAGGGACAGACATTTCCTGCCAGCCCTTGCTTACTCAATGCACGTATACTTGCTAAATTAAATTTCCACATGAAAAAAAAGGTCCTAGAGATACAACTGGGGATTCCTGAAGGTGCAAGGAAGTCCAAAGAACCACATGCAGCAGTTCCAGAGAACATATCCACACAGGAGGGTAATCAGAGTAAGCAACACCAAGGAAACACAGCGCTCCAGGAACTATCTACTCCTCTTcactctcctcccaccccagctTCAGAGTGGCTCCACCCTAAAGAAAAGCAGGCCTCTGAGCCACAGGCAATGCAACACAACCAAAAGCACCCTGGTCTGAAAGCAGTGCCCCATGATCTTGCACCCTGGAGCTCTGAGATCCCCCAACTTGGTGGGGACATGCCTGAGGCTCCGGTGCTTTGTGTTCAGGTTCAAACCAATGTGAGCAACCCCAGCCTGGAGAAACCCAGGAGCCCTGAGCCCCAAAGCCCAGGGAAAAGCAAGGACTCTGCCCATGTGTCCATGCTGGCAAGAAAGAGGGAGGACCCAGGGAAGCTGGAGGCAGCAGGGGACTTTGAAGGAAGAGATGCAGGGTTCGGGCTCTCCTCTGCCATGGAGGAAGTTCAGCCATTGAAGTTCCATGGCAAAGTTCAGAGACCAGAGGGGATACTTCTGAACAAGACACCCCAAGGCTCCTGGCGATGGAAATATGGCTTTCATCCTGTAAATCCCTGTAAACACAGCCCCCAGAGTCACCCACAGCCTAAGTTCCCAGAGTCGATTCCTAGAAGAAGAGACTCTGAACATAAGACTCTGAGCATGCCACACCGACAAACCAAGCCAAATGGCATCCTCTCACCTGAAAGGATCCCCAACAATGCCCAGCCTGTGGTGGCCCAGGCTCCCCAAGGCCAGCCCTTCCTGGACCAAACAACTCAGGATCAGCCTTTGCAGAGCCCAGCTTGCAAAGGTCGGGTTTTGAAGGGGCCCAAGATGCCGGCCCATATTCTAAAGGAGGCCAGACTTGCAGATACTGGCCTGAGAGGTAAGATAAAATCCTTTCTATACCGCATGAGCCCTGAGATGACAGGCAAAGGGCACCTGGAATCCACATCCTGTACAGCTGGCAAGGAGGCCAAACCCAGAACACAAAATGTCCTAAGCAGCCTGGCTCACACCCCAAGTCCCACGAAGAGAATCAAGACAGAGAAGGCAATGGCACACCCCAAGGTCCAGTCTGCTCCTACTGAGAAATCAGTGGGTGCAGCCTCCTTAAGTGGTTCCCCTTCCCCAGGCAATAAGCTTCGCCTGCGCTCCAGACCACAAGGCTCTGCCTCAGTGCAAGGCCACCCCCCAATGCCCTCGGCTTCTGCCACCAAACAAGGGAATGTACCCTAG